Proteins encoded together in one Desulfovibrio sp. window:
- a CDS encoding CBS domain-containing protein has product MRTDVITVRESNSLREVALTLRQAMKSQPDKACAVVLTDEGDFKGVVTAWWLLLYMEQNALDDTRKLKGNQDFEGRFRTVCRKCFSRSAGEVVEKDVPVVKPQDTLSEVLEAMLTTRRRWAVVIEGGKVLGVIAAEDLYMQLDWEELEK; this is encoded by the coding sequence ATGCGTACGGATGTGATCACAGTTCGGGAATCCAACAGCCTGCGCGAAGTGGCTCTTACCCTGCGCCAGGCAATGAAGAGCCAGCCTGACAAAGCCTGCGCGGTGGTGCTTACGGACGAGGGGGATTTCAAGGGCGTGGTGACTGCCTGGTGGCTGCTTCTCTACATGGAGCAGAACGCCTTGGATGATACGCGCAAGCTCAAGGGGAATCAGGATTTCGAAGGCCGTTTCCGAACGGTCTGCAGGAAGTGCTTTTCCCGGAGTGCCGGCGAGGTGGTGGAAAAGGACGTTCCCGTGGTAAAGCCCCAGGATACTCTCTCTGAGGTTCTGGAAGCCATGCTCACCACCCGCAGGCGTTGGGCTGTAGTAATAGAAGGGGGGAAGGTGCTGGGAGTCATCGCTGCCGAGGATTTGTACATGCAGCTGGATTGGGAAGAGCTGGAAAAATAA
- the murF gene encoding UDP-N-acetylmuramoyl-tripeptide--D-alanyl-D-alanine ligase translates to MRLNVSEIMAATQAVGDIRAHLATPVTLVTSDSREAKAGAMFCCLPGSRVDGHEFAALAADQGAVAVLAAKELPDIVDRVAVLVVPDVLKAMGLLARFWRRRTRAVVAALSGSAGKTTAKELLSAITMRLAPSIKNPGNYNNQLGLPLSMLAAEEEHRVWVLELGISRPGDMEELGAICEPDLAVVHNIGPAHLEGLGDLAGVARAKAALFGFVRPGGVSLANADYPELWGAAKAIRTDVMAMSTIDHTAPFHCHYVGCDPAGRGLYHLVLQGEAMDVVLPCRGEHLAENVLAAAAAANILGASPEQIASGLSEAVLPSRRFDVSDIGNFTVIDDTYNANPLSMKAAIESARKLAGEKPLVLVLGEMGELGSEADLAHEELGQCIARGDCDVVFFKGGKASQVERGLTRGGFKGDFHPVDTPDDFAGKVENMDVAGGTVLFKGSRSQRMEDFLDRFKAKLREGKR, encoded by the coding sequence ATGAGGCTTAACGTGTCTGAAATCATGGCCGCCACCCAGGCCGTGGGCGACATAAGGGCGCACCTGGCGACCCCGGTCACGCTTGTGACCTCCGACAGCCGGGAAGCCAAGGCGGGAGCCATGTTCTGCTGTCTGCCGGGAAGCCGCGTCGATGGTCATGAATTCGCGGCCTTGGCAGCTGACCAGGGTGCGGTGGCAGTGCTTGCGGCCAAGGAACTGCCGGACATAGTGGACCGGGTCGCTGTGTTGGTTGTCCCGGACGTGCTTAAGGCCATGGGACTTCTGGCCCGCTTCTGGCGCAGGCGCACTCGCGCTGTGGTGGCCGCCCTGTCCGGATCGGCGGGCAAGACCACGGCCAAGGAACTTCTGTCCGCAATCACAATGCGTCTGGCTCCATCCATCAAGAATCCCGGCAATTACAACAACCAGTTGGGGCTCCCGCTCTCCATGCTGGCTGCCGAGGAAGAACACCGCGTGTGGGTGCTGGAGCTTGGCATCAGCCGCCCCGGCGACATGGAGGAGTTGGGGGCCATCTGCGAGCCAGACCTGGCGGTGGTGCACAACATCGGCCCGGCCCATCTTGAAGGCCTGGGTGACTTGGCGGGCGTGGCCCGGGCCAAGGCTGCCCTGTTCGGCTTCGTGCGCCCGGGCGGAGTGTCTTTGGCCAACGCAGACTATCCAGAACTGTGGGGCGCGGCCAAGGCCATCCGCACGGATGTGATGGCAATGTCCACTATAGACCACACCGCGCCTTTCCATTGTCATTACGTGGGGTGCGACCCTGCTGGTCGTGGCTTGTACCATCTGGTCCTGCAGGGAGAGGCCATGGATGTGGTGCTGCCCTGCCGGGGCGAGCATCTGGCCGAGAATGTGCTGGCCGCTGCCGCCGCTGCGAACATTCTTGGAGCCAGCCCGGAGCAGATCGCTTCCGGGCTATCCGAGGCGGTGCTTCCTTCACGGCGTTTCGACGTGAGTGACATTGGGAACTTCACGGTCATCGACGACACCTACAACGCCAATCCGCTGTCCATGAAAGCGGCCATCGAATCCGCTCGAAAGCTTGCGGGGGAAAAACCTCTGGTTCTGGTGCTTGGTGAAATGGGTGAACTGGGCTCGGAAGCCGACTTGGCTCACGAGGAATTAGGCCAGTGCATCGCCAGAGGCGACTGCGACGTGGTGTTCTTCAAGGGTGGTAAGGCCTCTCAGGTGGAACGCGGTCTAACGCGGGGCGGTTTCAAAGGGGATTTCCATCCGGTTGATACCCCGGATGATTTCGCCGGCAAGGTTGAGAATATGGATGTTGCCGGGGGCACGGTCCTGTTTAAGGGGTCACGCTCCCAGCGCATGGAGGATTTCTTGGATCGTTTCAAGGCCAAATTGCGGGAGGGCAAAAGGTGA
- the mraZ gene encoding division/cell wall cluster transcriptional repressor MraZ, with product MFRGHSERNLDPKGRLMLPPEFREEVLKHSPEGKLMLTYFDNCVVGYPMPEWERIEESFQRINVLNTKLRDLQRFIISGAVEVVLDKQGRILVPLYLRGNAKLDKDCILAGVGTKFELWNKDIFEARRRVNEENFDTNMAALSADGFELRL from the coding sequence ATGTTCCGCGGTCATTCCGAGCGAAACCTCGACCCCAAGGGGCGTTTGATGCTGCCTCCCGAATTCCGGGAGGAGGTGCTCAAGCATTCGCCCGAGGGCAAGCTCATGCTCACCTATTTCGACAATTGCGTGGTGGGCTACCCCATGCCTGAGTGGGAACGGATCGAGGAGAGCTTCCAGCGGATCAATGTCTTAAACACCAAACTACGCGATCTTCAGCGGTTCATCATCTCAGGGGCGGTGGAAGTCGTCCTGGACAAGCAGGGGCGCATCCTTGTTCCGCTGTATCTGCGCGGAAACGCCAAGCTGGACAAGGACTGCATCCTGGCCGGCGTGGGCACCAAATTCGAACTCTGGAACAAGGACATCTTCGAGGCCCGCCGCAGGGTGAACGAAGAAAACTTCGACACCAACATGGCCGCCCTTTCAGCGGACGGCTTCGAATTGAGACTCTAG
- a CDS encoding phospho-N-acetylmuramoyl-pentapeptide-transferase, with the protein MIYHLLVPFAAQLSVLNVFRYITFRSIYAFTTALLITIIFGPRIIAWLTRLKCGQYIHEDVKAHQCKAGTPTMGGILMAVAIIPSVLLWADLTNEYMWMTMLVFLGFGIIGLADDYLKVVQKQNKGLSGWSKIAGQVLIAAAAVSILMLDPDFSTKLSVPFFKNFQPDLGLLYLPFAVLVIVGASNGVNLTDGLDGLAIGPTVVAAGMFALFVYVAGHAQIARYLQVVPVSGVGEVTVFCGALVGAGLGFLWFNAYPAQVFMGDVGSLSLGGALGFVAVVCKQELILLIVGGVFVLETLSVILQVSYFKFSGGKRIFRMAPLHHHFELKGIPESKIIIRFWILSILLAFVALSTLKLR; encoded by the coding sequence GTGATCTACCATCTGCTCGTTCCCTTCGCAGCGCAGCTGTCCGTACTGAACGTCTTCCGCTACATCACGTTCAGGTCCATCTACGCATTTACCACCGCGCTGCTCATAACCATCATCTTCGGGCCCAGGATCATCGCCTGGCTCACCAGGCTCAAATGCGGCCAGTACATCCACGAGGATGTGAAGGCGCATCAGTGCAAGGCCGGAACACCCACCATGGGCGGCATTCTCATGGCTGTGGCCATCATCCCGTCCGTGCTCCTCTGGGCGGATCTGACCAACGAATACATGTGGATGACCATGTTGGTCTTTTTGGGCTTTGGTATCATCGGATTGGCGGATGACTACCTCAAGGTGGTCCAGAAACAGAACAAGGGGCTTTCAGGCTGGTCCAAGATCGCGGGGCAGGTGCTTATTGCGGCGGCTGCGGTGAGCATACTGATGCTGGATCCGGATTTCTCCACCAAGCTGTCCGTGCCGTTTTTCAAGAATTTCCAACCAGATTTGGGTCTTCTCTACCTGCCCTTCGCAGTGCTGGTGATCGTGGGCGCGTCCAACGGCGTGAACCTGACCGACGGGTTGGACGGACTGGCAATTGGCCCCACTGTGGTGGCCGCGGGCATGTTCGCGTTGTTCGTCTATGTGGCAGGTCACGCCCAGATAGCCCGCTACCTGCAGGTGGTGCCGGTTTCGGGAGTGGGCGAAGTGACGGTATTCTGCGGGGCACTGGTCGGAGCCGGGCTGGGCTTCCTGTGGTTCAACGCCTACCCGGCCCAGGTGTTCATGGGCGATGTGGGTTCTCTATCCCTGGGGGGCGCGCTCGGGTTTGTGGCCGTGGTCTGCAAGCAGGAGCTGATCCTTTTGATTGTGGGTGGGGTGTTTGTTCTGGAGACCCTCTCGGTCATCCTGCAGGTGAGTTACTTCAAGTTTTCTGGCGGTAAACGCATCTTTCGAATGGCACCGCTTCACCACCATTTCGAACTCAAGGGCATACCGGAATCAAAGATCATCATCCGGTTCTGGATACTTTCAATCCTCCTGGCCTTCGTGGCCTTGAGCACGCTGAAGCTGAGGTAG
- a CDS encoding HDOD domain-containing protein: MSVRDSLIAQAKGMPQMPAPVMRIMSYMSDPDADLNVVAALIEYDPGLTVNVLRMANSSFFGGGGKVTLVRDALFRLGTRRIVQLVIASGVAPNTRGAVSGYGLAQGELLRLSISVGIAAELIAAEVGMKAPDHTFTSGLLSNIGKVVMGRFLELDAEPVISLAAREGLSFEQAERQMFDIDHAELGATLLAHWELPEPIVNCVRWHLNPNAAPERDPALDLVHVGHVLSTMAGIGQGVDGLQYEVCQESFDRLGLTPQVMTVSLENLVQNIEEIEEILSQV, from the coding sequence ATGTCGGTCCGCGACAGCCTGATCGCCCAAGCCAAGGGAATGCCCCAGATGCCGGCGCCGGTCATGCGCATCATGTCCTACATGAGTGACCCTGACGCGGATCTGAACGTCGTGGCAGCGCTCATCGAATACGATCCAGGACTGACTGTCAACGTGCTTCGGATGGCAAACTCGAGCTTCTTTGGCGGAGGCGGCAAGGTCACCTTGGTCAGAGATGCCCTCTTCAGACTCGGCACACGCAGGATCGTCCAGCTGGTCATCGCCTCTGGAGTAGCCCCCAACACCAGGGGGGCGGTGTCCGGATACGGCCTGGCCCAGGGGGAGTTGCTGCGCCTTTCCATTTCGGTTGGGATCGCTGCCGAGCTCATCGCGGCTGAAGTGGGCATGAAAGCCCCTGACCACACCTTCACCTCAGGACTTCTAAGCAACATCGGCAAGGTGGTCATGGGCAGATTCCTCGAGCTGGATGCCGAACCAGTGATCAGCCTGGCCGCCCGGGAAGGCCTCTCCTTCGAACAGGCGGAACGCCAGATGTTCGATATCGACCACGCCGAATTGGGCGCCACGCTGCTCGCCCACTGGGAACTGCCCGAACCCATAGTGAACTGCGTACGCTGGCACCTGAATCCGAACGCCGCGCCCGAGCGGGATCCGGCGCTCGATTTGGTACATGTGGGGCACGTTCTCTCAACCATGGCCGGCATCGGCCAAGGCGTGGACGGGCTCCAATACGAAGTCTGCCAGGAGAGCTTCGATCGCCTGGGCCTCACTCCCCAGGTTATGACCGTGAGCCTTGAGAATCTTGTCCAGAATATCGAAGAGATCGAGGAGATATTGTCCCAGGTGTGA
- a CDS encoding HD domain-containing protein — MSKKSQSQTLDDLEEEYYQISADILQSFNKFRPPLNIFKLKEDVVRLLPFYKVGERLSKEQSEELEQLVRDGLIFVSRADHSVYVKHISYQLDLVLMDRHLTESEIADIFQTALTRRMEEFLDQPVKAVSDKFVSDVLVFTEYLWQDVNRAKALSRRIHKQHTLANHSVNCGLVGMQLFIQTMPEDFREGPKSRQIFDRTALGLFLHDAGMSKIPSFLREKTQTLSSEERQKILKHPLLGIEMLAKLDLKFPEVEQCILQHHERVGGHGYPQKLSGSDISDLGLLAGMVDSYCAMLTDRPYAKAMEPKNAAAALGSDNKYDTRYTKQLVQYLLATKQM, encoded by the coding sequence ATGAGCAAAAAAAGCCAGTCACAGACACTTGATGATCTTGAAGAGGAATACTACCAGATAAGCGCGGATATTCTTCAAAGCTTCAACAAGTTCCGGCCTCCCTTAAACATATTCAAACTCAAAGAAGACGTGGTGCGCCTTCTCCCATTTTATAAGGTAGGGGAGCGGCTCTCCAAGGAACAATCCGAGGAACTCGAACAGCTGGTGCGCGACGGGCTCATCTTCGTCTCGCGCGCGGACCATTCGGTCTACGTGAAGCACATCTCCTACCAGCTTGACTTGGTCCTCATGGACCGCCACCTCACCGAATCCGAAATCGCCGACATCTTCCAGACCGCCCTGACCCGGCGCATGGAGGAATTCCTGGATCAGCCCGTGAAAGCCGTGTCGGACAAATTCGTGTCCGACGTCTTGGTTTTCACCGAATATCTCTGGCAGGATGTCAACCGCGCCAAGGCCCTGTCCCGGCGCATCCACAAGCAGCATACCCTGGCCAACCACTCGGTGAATTGCGGCTTGGTGGGGATGCAGCTTTTCATCCAGACGATGCCCGAGGACTTCCGCGAAGGCCCAAAAAGCCGCCAGATATTCGACCGTACGGCCCTGGGGCTGTTCCTGCACGATGCGGGGATGAGCAAGATTCCTTCGTTCTTGAGGGAAAAAACTCAGACGTTAAGCTCCGAAGAGCGTCAGAAGATCCTCAAGCACCCGCTTCTGGGAATCGAGATGCTGGCCAAGCTGGACCTCAAATTCCCCGAGGTGGAACAGTGCATCCTCCAGCACCACGAACGCGTTGGGGGGCACGGCTACCCGCAGAAGCTCTCCGGATCGGATATCTCGGACCTTGGCCTTCTGGCCGGCATGGTGGACTCCTATTGCGCAATGCTTACGGACCGCCCCTATGCCAAGGCCATGGAACCAAAAAACGCCGCGGCGGCTCTGGGTTCCGACAACAAGTACGATACGCGCTACACCAAGCAGCTGGTGCAGTACCTGCTGGCCACCAAGCAGATGTAG
- the rsmH gene encoding 16S rRNA (cytosine(1402)-N(4))-methyltransferase RsmH: protein MLSDPRHLPVMSKEVCELLAVRSGMRVLDATLGLGGHSLALLAQAEGKVDILGLDRDETAIYRASENLAGYPGRLHAMRMRFSQFPDALAELGWDGVDAALADVGVSSPQLDEADRGFSFVADGPLDMRMGSADGVEPAENIVNYWSFERLRDLIRELGEEPQAGRIARAIVNEREKKPITGTLELAKLVERAYPPKWRATARNHPATRTFQALRMAVNQELEELQEFLDKIVDYLHPGGRVAVISFHSLEDRLVKRAFRREASGCLCPPRQPYCTCGHSPRVRILTKKPMTPSPEEAAANPRARSAKLRAVERLPGEAA from the coding sequence GTGTTGAGTGACCCCCGGCACCTTCCAGTCATGTCAAAGGAAGTGTGCGAGTTGTTGGCCGTAAGGTCCGGCATGAGAGTGCTGGACGCCACCTTGGGCCTGGGTGGCCACAGTCTGGCCTTGCTGGCCCAAGCGGAGGGCAAGGTGGACATCCTGGGCCTCGACCGCGACGAAACCGCCATTTACCGCGCAAGCGAGAATCTGGCCGGCTATCCCGGCAGGCTCCACGCCATGCGCATGCGTTTTTCGCAATTCCCCGATGCCCTGGCCGAGCTTGGCTGGGACGGCGTGGACGCCGCCCTGGCTGATGTCGGTGTATCTTCTCCCCAGCTCGACGAAGCAGACCGGGGCTTCAGCTTCGTTGCCGACGGTCCCCTGGACATGCGCATGGGTTCGGCCGACGGCGTGGAACCAGCCGAAAACATCGTCAACTACTGGAGTTTCGAACGCCTGCGGGACCTTATCCGCGAACTGGGCGAGGAACCCCAGGCCGGGCGCATCGCCCGGGCAATAGTGAATGAGCGCGAGAAAAAGCCCATAACCGGGACCCTGGAGCTGGCCAAGCTCGTTGAGCGCGCTTACCCGCCCAAGTGGCGGGCTACCGCGCGCAACCATCCAGCCACCAGAACGTTTCAAGCCCTGCGCATGGCTGTGAATCAGGAGCTTGAGGAATTGCAGGAATTCTTGGACAAGATCGTGGACTACCTTCATCCCGGCGGCCGCGTGGCCGTCATCTCTTTCCACTCCCTGGAGGACCGGCTGGTGAAGCGGGCCTTCAGGCGCGAGGCTTCCGGGTGTCTGTGCCCACCCCGGCAGCCCTACTGCACCTGCGGGCACTCCCCACGAGTCCGCATCCTGACCAAGAAGCCCATGACCCCTTCTCCTGAAGAAGCTGCCGCAAACCCCAGGGCGCGGAGCGCAAAGTTGAGGGCGGTGGAACGTCTGCCCGGGGAGGCCGCGTGA
- a CDS encoding UDP-N-acetylmuramoyl-L-alanyl-D-glutamate--2,6-diaminopimelate ligase: protein MVSRNPDAWIALKALVTRGLEVRTDSRRVQPGEVFVAVPGATRDGSEFIPMAVERGAAHVVAANGAAWPQNAKAALYVHDNPRQALGELAAARYGTASLGFKLAGVTGTNGKTTITYLVEHIVAAAGGKPAVVGTVEYRWPGHREDASHTTPGCLKLHALMGAMQRDGVTAAMMEVSSHALDQGRVEGLLFDVAALTNVTQDHLDYHGQMETYFQAKRRFFTTYLASKGVAVINYDDPYGRRLLEEYPDALGYGMGEAGVPARALKGRVISSSGKGLQLEMEYGGKMWTLGSPLIGTFNAANLLTAQAIGLGLGLPVEALQSLSNCYGAPGRLERVQNDHGLNVFVDYAHTPDALENVLRALKSLDFGKVVAVFGCGGNRDRAKRPLMAEAVAKWADVAVLTSDNPRHEDPLTIMEDAKPGLEKAARAVLEQDRRKAIRLALDEIGPNDALLIAGKGHETYQQIGDVKHSFNDVTVVKELLA from the coding sequence ATGGTGAGCAGAAACCCGGACGCCTGGATAGCCTTGAAAGCCCTTGTTACCAGGGGCCTCGAGGTTCGTACCGACTCCCGAAGGGTGCAGCCCGGCGAGGTGTTCGTGGCTGTTCCAGGCGCCACGCGCGACGGCTCGGAATTCATCCCCATGGCTGTGGAACGCGGGGCGGCACACGTTGTGGCGGCCAATGGTGCCGCATGGCCACAAAACGCCAAAGCTGCTCTCTATGTTCACGATAACCCCCGCCAGGCGCTGGGTGAATTGGCTGCGGCCCGCTACGGCACAGCGTCCCTGGGCTTCAAGCTGGCCGGGGTTACGGGCACCAACGGCAAGACCACCATCACGTATCTGGTGGAGCACATCGTCGCCGCCGCAGGCGGGAAGCCGGCTGTGGTCGGGACCGTGGAATACCGTTGGCCAGGACATCGCGAAGACGCCAGCCACACCACCCCGGGCTGCCTCAAGCTGCATGCGCTCATGGGGGCGATGCAACGTGACGGTGTCACTGCTGCAATGATGGAAGTCTCGAGCCACGCCCTGGACCAGGGCAGAGTGGAAGGGCTTTTGTTCGATGTGGCCGCGCTCACCAATGTCACCCAGGACCACCTGGACTATCACGGCCAGATGGAAACCTATTTCCAGGCCAAGCGCCGCTTCTTCACCACCTACCTTGCCAGTAAAGGCGTGGCGGTCATCAATTACGACGACCCTTACGGTCGCAGGCTGCTCGAGGAATACCCGGACGCCTTGGGCTACGGCATGGGCGAGGCCGGTGTTCCGGCAAGGGCACTCAAGGGGCGGGTGATTTCGAGCTCGGGGAAGGGTCTTCAGCTTGAGATGGAGTACGGCGGGAAGATGTGGACGCTGGGCTCTCCGCTCATCGGAACATTCAATGCGGCGAATTTGCTCACGGCCCAGGCCATAGGCCTCGGACTGGGTTTGCCGGTCGAGGCCCTGCAAAGCCTGTCGAACTGCTACGGTGCGCCTGGCCGGCTGGAGAGGGTTCAAAACGACCACGGGCTCAATGTTTTCGTGGATTATGCCCACACCCCGGACGCTCTGGAAAACGTGCTCAGGGCGCTCAAAAGCCTGGACTTCGGAAAGGTGGTGGCGGTTTTCGGCTGCGGAGGAAACAGGGACCGGGCCAAGCGTCCCCTTATGGCCGAAGCCGTGGCCAAGTGGGCTGATGTTGCCGTGCTCACCTCGGATAATCCCAGGCATGAAGATCCCTTGACCATCATGGAAGACGCAAAACCCGGCCTGGAGAAGGCGGCCAGGGCAGTCTTGGAACAGGACCGGCGTAAGGCCATCAGGCTGGCGCTTGATGAAATAGGCCCCAATGATGCGCTCCTTATAGCGGGCAAGGGTCATGAGACCTACCAGCAGATAGGCGACGTGAAGCACTCCTTCAACGACGTAACCGTTGTGAAGGAGCTTCTGGCATGA
- a CDS encoding chemotaxis protein CheD, whose amino-acid sequence MKISRKPREMIITHSLGSCLGLAAWDPQARVGGLIHCLLPKSSVREVTNPFMYVNVGVPQMIRKMVALGCTKSSLIFMAAGCGRMIHIQNQFDTGAQNLAMLEALFAKNGVVLAAKDVGGSIPRTMALHMDTGVVVISSQGKEWELCRSATA is encoded by the coding sequence ATGAAAATCTCGCGCAAACCGCGCGAAATGATCATTACCCATTCACTTGGTTCCTGCCTTGGCCTGGCCGCCTGGGACCCGCAAGCCCGTGTCGGCGGCCTCATTCACTGCCTGCTCCCCAAATCCTCTGTCCGTGAGGTAACCAACCCCTTCATGTATGTGAACGTGGGAGTTCCCCAGATGATCCGGAAAATGGTTGCCCTGGGATGCACAAAATCATCGCTTATTTTCATGGCCGCCGGTTGCGGGCGCATGATCCACATACAGAATCAATTCGACACCGGAGCCCAGAACCTGGCGATGCTGGAAGCCCTCTTCGCCAAGAACGGAGTGGTCCTGGCGGCCAAAGACGTCGGGGGATCCATCCCCAGAACCATGGCCTTGCATATGGACACCGGCGTGGTCGTCATCAGCTCACAGGGAAAGGAGTGGGAATTATGTCGGTCCGCGACAGCCTGA
- a CDS encoding PASTA domain-containing protein — MSRGQKQIRDFSRLRLILVGGLFFLFWASLWVRAAYLQIVQGPQLAEQAMRQHLASEYDRGKRGVILDRNGQLLAKSIEFVAVSAQPKEIKNPEEAAQALSKALGLPVKDIQRKLQSHANFVYLARRVNDRAAAQVKALNIPGVSLTAEYGRSYPNKQMAGQLLGFVGYDDQGLEGLEKLYEPILAGKKAKYVVQRDASGRKLYLDAQGREMANADGTDIRLTIDSQIQFFAEEALAKAVVDNKAKAGICIVVHVKSAEILAWANYPFFNPNGGSDSDPKAGRNRLALDVLEPGSTMKPILIAAALQEKVVRPDTLYNCEKGKWNFFNIATIRDTHPYDVLPVNKILRWSSNIGAGKIGLDLGAHKLHAYFEKVGFGQPTGLPLPGEAKGLLRPLSAWSKLDLATNAFGQGIGVTPVQMAQAFHVIANNGVRKPLRLVQEPVQDSAFWPEVRVFDPQVAKTVQLMMREVVEEEKGTGVKAHIDGLEVGGKTGTAQKAKATGGYGDKYLANFVGFIPAVDPEYMVLVMVDEPEPNHYGGVVAAPAVREVAMKSLSYLGRMPETVKLAQDQKPQAPVHAPDVAEILGVAFPPMNLAVNGSEVPNLVGLPLRKAAEILATKGVVPSLKGNGLVVGKQTPSPGTPWNAVEKETFILWLSKAS; from the coding sequence ATGAGCCGGGGACAGAAACAGATCAGGGATTTCAGCCGCCTTCGCCTCATCCTCGTGGGCGGGCTGTTTTTCCTTTTCTGGGCCAGTCTCTGGGTCAGGGCCGCCTACCTGCAGATCGTTCAGGGCCCTCAGCTGGCCGAGCAGGCCATGCGCCAACATCTGGCCTCGGAGTATGACCGGGGAAAGCGCGGAGTAATTCTGGACCGCAATGGCCAGCTTTTGGCCAAATCCATTGAGTTCGTGGCAGTGTCTGCCCAGCCCAAAGAGATCAAGAATCCCGAGGAGGCCGCCCAGGCGTTGTCCAAGGCGCTTGGCTTGCCGGTGAAGGACATACAGCGCAAGCTTCAGAGCCACGCCAATTTCGTTTATCTGGCCCGCCGCGTGAACGACCGGGCAGCGGCGCAGGTGAAGGCCCTGAACATCCCCGGGGTTTCCCTGACGGCTGAATACGGCCGCTCCTACCCCAACAAGCAGATGGCCGGCCAGCTTTTGGGATTCGTGGGTTATGACGACCAGGGCCTGGAGGGTCTCGAGAAACTCTACGAGCCCATTCTGGCAGGCAAGAAAGCCAAGTATGTCGTCCAGCGCGACGCGTCAGGCCGCAAACTCTACCTGGACGCCCAAGGGCGCGAGATGGCCAACGCCGACGGTACCGACATCAGGCTCACCATCGACTCCCAGATCCAGTTCTTCGCCGAGGAGGCGCTGGCCAAGGCCGTTGTGGACAACAAAGCCAAGGCGGGAATCTGTATCGTGGTGCACGTCAAGTCCGCCGAAATTCTGGCCTGGGCCAACTATCCCTTCTTCAACCCCAACGGCGGCTCGGATTCGGACCCCAAGGCGGGAAGGAACCGCCTGGCCCTGGACGTGCTGGAACCCGGCTCAACCATGAAGCCCATCCTCATCGCTGCGGCGCTTCAGGAAAAGGTGGTACGACCGGATACCCTTTACAACTGCGAAAAAGGAAAGTGGAATTTTTTTAATATCGCAACAATCCGCGACACCCACCCATACGATGTTCTTCCGGTGAACAAGATCCTGCGCTGGTCCTCGAACATCGGGGCAGGCAAGATCGGGTTGGACCTCGGGGCGCACAAGCTTCATGCCTATTTCGAGAAGGTCGGCTTCGGTCAGCCCACGGGCCTGCCGCTTCCTGGCGAGGCCAAGGGGCTTTTGCGGCCGCTGTCGGCCTGGAGCAAGCTGGATCTGGCTACCAACGCTTTCGGACAGGGTATCGGCGTAACCCCGGTACAGATGGCCCAGGCCTTCCATGTAATCGCGAACAATGGAGTGAGGAAGCCTCTTCGGCTTGTGCAGGAACCCGTGCAGGACAGCGCGTTCTGGCCTGAGGTCAGAGTGTTCGATCCCCAGGTCGCCAAAACCGTTCAGCTCATGATGCGTGAAGTGGTGGAAGAAGAGAAGGGAACAGGCGTCAAGGCGCATATCGACGGCCTTGAAGTTGGCGGTAAGACGGGAACCGCGCAGAAGGCCAAGGCCACTGGCGGATACGGAGACAAATACCTGGCGAACTTCGTGGGGTTCATTCCGGCTGTCGATCCCGAATATATGGTTTTGGTAATGGTGGACGAACCCGAGCCCAACCATTATGGCGGCGTGGTCGCCGCGCCGGCCGTTCGCGAAGTGGCCATGAAGAGCTTGTCCTATCTGGGCCGCATGCCCGAGACGGTCAAGCTGGCGCAGGACCAGAAACCCCAGGCTCCCGTCCATGCCCCGGATGTTGCGGAAATTCTCGGAGTAGCCTTCCCCCCCATGAATCTTGCGGTGAACGGTTCCGAAGTGCCGAACCTGGTGGGCCTGCCTCTGCGCAAAGCCGCGGAGATACTGGCCACCAAGGGTGTCGTTCCGTCGCTCAAGGGCAACGGCCTTGTTGTGGGCAAGCAGACCCCGTCCCCCGGAACCCCTTGGAACGCGGTGGAAAAGGAAACCTTCATTTTGTGGTTGTCGAAGGCCTCGTAG